The Acinetobacter wuhouensis genome includes the window CGTACTCAACTGCTACAGGTATCACATCGTAAGGAATATCTTCAATACTGTTAACATTGAATTTTTGATGAATTATTTTCCATGCATCGCTTACATTTAGATGCTTAGTCTTCGTCACTAACAATGCATGTGCTTCATGTAGTGCTGTACGCTCTGATTTATGAGTTTTTGATAGAATCTCTTTACGATGAAAATAACATTCTTCGAGTTGCTCAAAAACATCCCAAGCTTGGTCAGTATCGAGCATTTTGGCATGACGAGCAGCACCGCGCTCTGTCCAAAGCATTAATACACGTGTTTTGGGTGAAATTTGCAACTGTCTTTGAGAGGGTTGCAAATCATTTGTGAGTGACTTTAAGCCACCCACAAACTTTTTCAAATCCTCACCAACAATTTTAAAGAAATGTTTTCCCTCAATAAAGCGAGCTTTATTACGTGAATAATTTTGCTTAATGTTGTCAGTGTCAGTCATATAGAAATCAGCAAGCATTGCTGTAGTGACAACTGGAATAGATTTAAAATTAACAATAGAAATTGCATTGCCTTTTAATTGAACAGTGTCCATAACTTTGTACCATTCCCAATTTATGTACGCTGGGATTTAGCGTCAGACCATGCGATTACAGTCTTATTTTAAATATTACCTCATTATGAGGTAATTTCAAGTACTATGTTTCTGCTCTAAAGATTCCACTAGATCATCCAAAGACTGAAATCCAATTTTTTGTGCTCGTAATTCAAAAGTATAGATTGTCCATGCTGACTGACTCGGGCTTGCATCACCCTGCTCCCATTTTTGGTATGTCTTTAAGCCAATGCGGCAAAGATGAGCTGTTTTAGCTTGTGTAAAACCAGTTACCCCCCTCAACTGCTTTATTTCTTGTGCAGTTGGTGGAGTCCATTTTTTTATAGTCATACAACTCTCATATGATAACGGGGATAAAGTCACCCGTGACTTACAGTATTTAAAAGTATTAGATCAATAAACAAATCTTTTGTACATATATTAAAAAACATTTAAGAAACATTCGCAGATGTTTAGTCCAATACTGGGTAAATGTTTTAGCACTATTAAGTTAAACCTTTAATAATAGTTTCCTAAAACCCTATAAACCCATATTTACAATGCAAAGCCGCCAACCCACACTTCACGTCAGAACGTGCATCATTTTGAGTACGTTCTGGTGACACCATCTCTGACCATGAACAACTATAAAAATAGCGATCAATAATTGCATCCATCCATTCATCTAAGACTTCTGATTGTCCTTGAATGTCCAGAATCAATTTCTGTACCGCACGTGCTTCATTATCATTGATCTGGCAATTATGTTTGGTTCTTTTAGGTCGATGTGGTTCAAAATCACTTGTTAAGTAATCAACAATAATCTGCTGTTGCTTCTCCTTAGTCATCTTTTTATATTTCTGCGCTTTCACTGCTGTATCCATAGCAACTGCGATCGGATTAATACTTTTCCCACATGTACCTGAAACACTATTCATCCAAGCCCCAAATTGATACAACCACCCCTCTAAATCAAAACGTGACCAATCCACTGCTTGTAAAATATGTTGTGTTGCTACTGCAGTACCCATCGTTATAAATCCCCTACCATTGCTTCTATCTGCTGAACCGCTAAACCTGACTTCACTTGCTCTGTGCTAAACCGTAATACTTGATATCCCATGACTACTGCAGCGTTGTATTTCTCCATATCGCCGATATATCCCTTACCACGTGTATGACGTCCATTACTCCAAATTCCACCTTCAACCTCGATCAAAATTTTCTTGTCCACAATGTGAAAATCAGCACGCCATTTACGCTTTGGGTGGAATTTATATTCCTGTTCAAAATTGATTTTTAGTATTCGTAATTGGTTGGCCAATGTGGATTCCCCAATA containing:
- a CDS encoding ORF6N domain-containing protein, with translation MDTVQLKGNAISIVNFKSIPVVTTAMLADFYMTDTDNIKQNYSRNKARFIEGKHFFKIVGEDLKKFVGGLKSLTNDLQPSQRQLQISPKTRVLMLWTERGAARHAKMLDTDQAWDVFEQLEECYFHRKEILSKTHKSERTALHEAHALLVTKTKHLNVSDAWKIIHQKFNVNSIEDIPYDVIPVAVEYVHHLIALYSNAEKKQFNEAELQNLHALATHMIWVREWWREFGDSIKKLNPTMYYRVNDNFKDGAFVAWWFVKPDQKKQLEESVKSFNWLTGAYQKNLPI
- a CDS encoding DUF559 domain-containing protein; translation: MESLSIAEYKRLYCTGGKRKSSSKHRNSVKTQRVGSIGESTLANQLRILKINFEQEYKFHPKRKWRADFHIVDKKILIEVEGGIWSNGRHTRGKGYIGDMEKYNAAVVMGYQVLRFSTEQVKSGLAVQQIEAMVGDL
- a CDS encoding helix-turn-helix domain-containing protein, with the protein product MTIKKWTPPTAQEIKQLRGVTGFTQAKTAHLCRIGLKTYQKWEQGDASPSQSAWTIYTFELRAQKIGFQSLDDLVESLEQKHST